The sequence below is a genomic window from Sorangiineae bacterium MSr12523.
TTCCACCAGGCCTTGAACTTGGAGCCCACCACGAAGTCTTCCGGGGTGTGCTTTCCGTTTTTCGTCGGATGCCACTGCGCGGCAATCTCCGGCGCGTGGATCGACAGACGGTTCGTCACGGAGACCTTTTTGCCGGTGCAAAACGGGCAGCCCGCGGGCAGCTTGCCCGTGCGCGACTTGGGCATCGCATGCCACTCGTGGTCGGGGCCTTTGGGGCACTTCCACCAAATGCGCTTTTGCGAGCCGTAGCTCACCTTCCACGGAACGGTGTCTCCGTTTTTCGTGGGGTGCCACTCGGCCATGAGCCGCGGATAGCCGGCGACCCATTGCTTGGAGGTGCGCAGCTTCATCCCGCGTTCGCGAAAGAGGCGTCGCGCCCGCGCAATCTGCGCCCGCGTCAAATAAGGATGAATGTCCGCCCACCGGTACCAGCGGCGCTCGAGCCTCTTTCGCGCGGGCTCGATGCCGGCAAGCAGGGTGCGCACTTCGTTCTCGGGCAGTCGAACCAGCGTGCCGAGGTCGACGTCTTCCACCAATTCGTACGACGAAACCGCCATGCTCCCCCCCTCGTGCCTTTCCTTAAACCGGCGAAGAATAGACCGCCTTCCATCCGCCGCCTATGCCATTCTCTCGTGCCATGAGCGAAGGCATCGTGTTTCCCGGTCATGATTTGGTCTCTGCAACGCGTGGAGACCTATTGCCCGAGTCGGCCCGCCTGGAGCGACTCGACGTTGCCCTCCCCCAAATCCTCGCCGCGGTCGATGGCGAGACGGACCCGATTGTGATCCAGGCAACATTATCGGCACTGTTATGGGAAACGCTACCCCAAACGAGCTGGGTCGGTTTTTACCGCAGAGTGGCCCCGAGTACCCTCGCGGTCGGACCTTATCAAGGGCCGATGGGGTGCCTTCGCATCGACTTCAACCGGGGCGTGTGCGGCGCCTGCGCTCGAACCAACGAGACCCAGCTCGTGCCCGACGTCCGGGTCTTCCCAGACCATATCGCGTGCGACGACGCCACCTTGTCCGAATTGGTGCTGCCCGTCCGCGACAGCAACGGCCGTGTTCAGGCGGTGCTCGATCTGGATGCGCGAATGCTTTCCGGTTTCTCCCAAGCCGAGGCGACCCGGTTGGAATCACTTTTGTCCCAAGCGTTTCCCAAGTCCGTACTTTGGCCTACATGGGAGTGAGAGAGGGTTTAGGGTTTAGGGTTTAGGGTTTAGGGTTGAGAGATGACGGAGAGCGTCAAACTCTCTCTTCTCCTAAACCCTAAACCCTATACCCTCCCATGAACCGCACGCGATCCAGGTGGTGGATCGAGCACCACTCGTGGTCGCGTTGGTTGCCAGCATTTTCTCGCGAAAACTACCTCGAAACAGCTCGGATTCGCGACCGTTCGCGATGCAAAGGGCGGGCCGGGTTGCGTGTGAATCTTGCTTTACCTGCCATCCACGCGAATGGCACCGCGAACCACGCAAACAAGACCGAGGCCAAGAAGCCTCCTTAACGACACACGGGGTGTAAGCCTCGTCGAATATGCACTTCTTCTGGTGGCCATCTGCGTCTTGGCAGCGGGTGGCTGGAAGCTTCTTGGGAGGAACGTCAAATCCCAGGTCGAGTGTGCGGCCAACATGGAGGGCTGCGGCAGCGGCAGTGGGGGCGGTGCAAACGGCTCCTCCTCCGCCGGCGGAAACGCGGAGTCCTCGGCGACGGGGCCCGCGGGCGGAGCGGCGCGAGCCCTCGCGTTCACGGCGGCCGACACGCCGGGCGGCGGATCGTTCAGCGAGCAAGTGAGCGGTCAAGCTCCGAAGCCCATCGACGGCACCTTCGCCGACATCGCCGCGGACGTTTCGCGAGGCACCCCCGGCACCGGGCCAATCGACGGGTTCACCCGATTGACCGACGAGCAATTGCAGGCCGCCGGGATCGACCCCTCCTCGCTGCGCGATCCTTCCAGTGGCTTTCAAGCAGGCATCTACCGCGACGCGAACGGCAACACCGTGCTCGCGTATTCGGGAAGCAACGACTTGAAGGACTGGAAGACGAACTTCACCCAGGGGCTCGGATTCAGCGACGCGCAGTACAACCAGGCCATCTCACTCGCCAAGGATGCGAAGGCCGCCTTCGGCGACGACCTCGTCATCACGGGCCATTCGCTCGGCGGAGGTTTGGCCGCCACCGGTGCGATCGCCACGGGTTCGCCTGCGGTCACCTTCAATGCCTCGGGCGTCAACGACAAGACGATCCAGCGCCTCGACCTCGATCCGGATGCCGTCCGGCAGCAAGCCGAAAACGGACAGATCCGTCGGTACGCCGTCGACGGAGAGATTTTGACGAACCTGCAGGAAAAGAACATCGCAACCAGGGGGATCATGCCCGATGCGCTCGGGCATAAAATCACGCTGCCCGATCCTCAGCCGCTCTCGGGCGTGCAGAAGTGGATTCCGGGTGCGCGCACCAAGCATGGTATAGATTTACACTTGATCGGCCCAGTCCAAGACTCGATGCACAAGTACCCGCCATGGTGATCCGTATCTCGCAGTTCTCATTTTGGCCCACGCTCTTGCTGTCCGTCGCGGTGCTGTCGTGCAACGCGTGCGGGAAAGGCACAGAGGGCAAGAAGGAAAGCGCATCGGTGGAGAATTCGATCGACGCGACGCAGGTCTTCGCCGATCCGCAGGCCGCGCAGGTGGCCGACGCCGCGGCCAAAGGAGATACCGCGCGGATCGCGCAGCTGATCAAGGCGGGCGCGAATCCGAATGCTGTCGGCGACAAGGGAACGAGCTTGCTCGAGTGGGCGATGCTCAACAAGAACAAGCCTTCGTTCGAGGCCTTGCTGAACGCGGGCGCGGATCCGACGCACACCGACGAGCAAGGTGACACGGTGATGCACTACGCGGCGAAGGCGAACGACGCGGCGTACCTCGATATCTTGATCGCGTCGCATCGCGTGGACGTGAACGTGCCCAATCCGGTGAGCGGTACGACGCCACTCATGGCCGCCTTGATGGCCGAACGCGAGGCGCAGTTCCAGAAATTGCTCCAGGCGGGGGCCAATCCCAATACGACCGATCGGGCCGGCAATACCGCGTTACACGTGGCCGCGAAGATCAACGAGAACCAACGGGTGCTGGACTTGCTCAAGGCGGGGGCCGATCCGCTGGCTAAAAACCGGCAAAACGCGACGTTTCAGCGTTACCTCAACATGACACCTTCGACCATCTTGTCCGCAGATGCGAAGCGTCAACGCGAAGAGGTCATGGCCTGGCTGCGTGAACACAACGTACCTGTGGAAGACGCGCACCCGAAAAAGAATTAAAGTGCCGGCCCACCATGGGCCGTCGAATTGGATATGCCGTTCTCGCCATCGTTCTGAGTGCGTGTTCGTCCTCCCCGTCGTCGAACGACGATGGGCCGGACAAGGTGCCGAGCACGCAGGAAGAGAACGATCTCAATCGGGCGATCACCGGCACGGTCACGCGCTACGACTATGCCGTGGATCTCGCGACGGGCGCCGTGCGCGATCGGCTCACGGTGCGGGCGGATCCGCCGGGCGGTGACTGTTTTTCGGCTTCGTGCGAGGTCCCGGCGACGGATGCCGAATGGCAAGGCGCACCGGCGGCGAGCAGTTCGCAGTCGGATGGCGCGCTGCTCGTATGCGGGCGTTCGCGCGTGCTCCCGTGGCAAACGTTGCGCGTGAGCTCGCGCAGTGTGGTGCCCGAAGAGAAATTCCTCGGGCTCGATGTCGGCTTCTCGCGCAAGAAGGATCTCGCGGGCGGGACGTTCACGTATCTTTTGAGCTGGGTCGGCGGATGCAGCCATTTCGGGCCGTGTGACGCGGATCCGTCGCGGCTGGCGTCGTTCCATTTCGATGTCGAGCACGCGCCCGGCGACATGGTGCTCTGCCCCGGCAAGATCGTGCAGGGCGAGCAGCGAACGCGCTGCGAGCTTTCGCCGTGGAGCACGGGTTCGCTGGCACCGACGTATTCGGCCGTGGCGGTGGCGTCGGATCCACTTTGGAAGCGGACGCCTTGGATGAAGGCAGCGGGC
It includes:
- a CDS encoding GAF domain-containing protein produces the protein MSEGIVFPGHDLVSATRGDLLPESARLERLDVALPQILAAVDGETDPIVIQATLSALLWETLPQTSWVGFYRRVAPSTLAVGPYQGPMGCLRIDFNRGVCGACARTNETQLVPDVRVFPDHIACDDATLSELVLPVRDSNGRVQAVLDLDARMLSGFSQAEATRLESLLSQAFPKSVLWPTWE
- a CDS encoding DUF2974 domain-containing protein — protein: MAICVLAAGGWKLLGRNVKSQVECAANMEGCGSGSGGGANGSSSAGGNAESSATGPAGGAARALAFTAADTPGGGSFSEQVSGQAPKPIDGTFADIAADVSRGTPGTGPIDGFTRLTDEQLQAAGIDPSSLRDPSSGFQAGIYRDANGNTVLAYSGSNDLKDWKTNFTQGLGFSDAQYNQAISLAKDAKAAFGDDLVITGHSLGGGLAATGAIATGSPAVTFNASGVNDKTIQRLDLDPDAVRQQAENGQIRRYAVDGEILTNLQEKNIATRGIMPDALGHKITLPDPQPLSGVQKWIPGARTKHGIDLHLIGPVQDSMHKYPPW
- a CDS encoding ankyrin repeat domain-containing protein → MVIRISQFSFWPTLLLSVAVLSCNACGKGTEGKKESASVENSIDATQVFADPQAAQVADAAAKGDTARIAQLIKAGANPNAVGDKGTSLLEWAMLNKNKPSFEALLNAGADPTHTDEQGDTVMHYAAKANDAAYLDILIASHRVDVNVPNPVSGTTPLMAALMAEREAQFQKLLQAGANPNTTDRAGNTALHVAAKINENQRVLDLLKAGADPLAKNRQNATFQRYLNMTPSTILSADAKRQREEVMAWLREHNVPVEDAHPKKN